CTGCGCCTCCGGGGCACGTTCTTCTCCATCGCCACCCTGGCCCTCGCGGTCATGCTCCAGACCGTCGTCATGAACTGGGAGTACGTCGGCGGGTCGCGGGGGACGAGCGTGATCCGTCCCGCCGGCCCCCCGTTCGGCAGCTACGTCACCTTCCTCTTCACGGTGATGGTCGGGCTCGCGGTGGCCTCCGTGCTCATCGCGCGCTTCATCGAGCGCTCGCGCATCGGCCGCGGGCTGGCCGCGCTGCGGGACAGCGAGGAGGCGGCCGAGTGCATGGGGGTGCCGACCCTGCGCCTCAAGCTCTTCGCGACCACGGTGAGCGGCTTCCTGCTCGGGGTGGCAGGAGCGCCGTTTCCCTACTACGTGACGTTCGTCGAGCCCAATTCGGCGTTCGCCCTCGACTACGCGGTGAACGCCCTCGCCATGCCGATGATCGGCGGCACCACGAGCTGGATCGGGCCGGTGATCGGCGCCGTGCTCCTGGGCACCGCCCAGCAGATCGCCATCGTGACCATCTCGTCCGAGATGAACCTCTTCATCGTGGGCGTGGTGCTGGTGCTCTTCGTCGTGCTGGCCCCCGAGGGGATCCTGGGCCTCGTGCGCCGGGTGCGGGGCCGCTG
This portion of the Candidatus Methylomirabilota bacterium genome encodes:
- a CDS encoding branched-chain amino acid ABC transporter permease encodes the protein MGRGLGALLIGVLIVGVGVGLAALKVNPYFYFAGYVILQYIVIATAWNILGGYAGYVNFGTPAFFAMGAYTAVLLIKWVKAPLPVLLLAGGLVAALLGLGIGYLTLRLRGTFFSIATLALAVMLQTVVMNWEYVGGSRGTSVIRPAGPPFGSYVTFLFTVMVGLAVASVLIARFIERSRIGRGLAALRDSEEAAECMGVPTLRLKLFATTVSGFLLGVAGAPFPYYVTFVEPNSAFALDYAVNALAMPMIGGTTSWIGPVIGAVLLGTAQQIAIVTISSEMNLFIVGVVLVLFVVLAPEGILGLVRRVRGR